One window of the Corallococcus exiguus genome contains the following:
- a CDS encoding cytochrome c maturation protein CcmE, which produces MTPVNRNRLIALGALLFAGAGLGFIAFGNIGDNLVYYWSPSELISNGDKAYTATIRLGGVVQPGSIQWNEGHTTLDFRVADGPDANAKSVHVRSLETPPQMFREKIGVVVEGTYDKSGVFTSNRLMVNHSNEYRAPKEGEEPRKWQDTLAEGATTATATPPGAP; this is translated from the coding sequence ATGACGCCCGTCAACCGCAACCGCCTCATCGCGCTGGGAGCCCTGCTCTTCGCCGGCGCTGGCCTTGGCTTCATCGCCTTCGGCAACATCGGGGACAACCTCGTCTACTACTGGAGCCCGTCGGAGCTGATCTCCAACGGCGACAAGGCCTACACGGCCACCATCCGCCTGGGCGGCGTGGTGCAGCCGGGCAGCATCCAGTGGAATGAAGGCCACACCACGCTGGACTTCCGCGTGGCGGACGGCCCGGACGCGAACGCGAAGAGCGTGCACGTGCGCTCGCTGGAGACGCCCCCGCAGATGTTCCGCGAGAAGATCGGCGTCGTGGTGGAGGGCACCTACGACAAGTCCGGCGTCTTCACGTCCAACCGGCTGATGGTGAACCACTCCAACGAGTACCGCGCGCCCAAGGAAGGCGAGGAGCCGCGCAAGTGGCAGGACACGCTGGCTGAAGGTGCCACCACCGCGACCGCGACGCCGCCGGGGGCGCCGTGA
- the ccsA gene encoding cytochrome c biogenesis protein CcsA, translating to MNKFVKFGLPAVTLALLGAGWWLGLAWAPPDREMGEVQRIMYVHVPLQWMAMMAMFINFVAAVTYLLRQSWKTDAMAEASAEIGLLFGTLGMITGSIWGRPTWGVYWSWDPRLTSEAILLVSYTGYLVLRRFVEDPEKRAVWSAVVAIIGAINLPIVWFSVRWWRSLHQVQSSPKTVDPQMVLPLRVSAFGMLALLIVFMVHRYRIALAERQAEVALPDALPSDDPAQRATHSSKVA from the coding sequence ATGAACAAGTTCGTCAAGTTTGGCCTGCCGGCGGTGACGCTGGCGCTGCTGGGCGCGGGCTGGTGGCTGGGCCTTGCGTGGGCACCGCCGGACCGGGAGATGGGCGAAGTACAGCGCATCATGTACGTCCACGTGCCGCTCCAGTGGATGGCCATGATGGCCATGTTCATCAACTTCGTGGCCGCGGTGACGTACCTGCTGCGTCAGTCATGGAAGACGGACGCGATGGCGGAGGCCTCGGCGGAAATCGGCCTGCTCTTCGGCACGCTGGGCATGATCACCGGCTCCATCTGGGGCCGCCCCACCTGGGGCGTGTACTGGTCGTGGGACCCCCGCCTGACGTCCGAGGCCATCCTGCTGGTGTCCTACACCGGCTACCTGGTGCTGCGGCGCTTCGTCGAAGACCCGGAGAAGCGCGCGGTGTGGAGCGCGGTGGTGGCCATCATTGGTGCCATCAACCTGCCCATCGTGTGGTTCTCCGTGCGCTGGTGGCGCAGCCTCCATCAGGTGCAGTCCAGCCCCAAGACGGTGGACCCGCAGATGGTGCTGCCGCTGCGCGTGTCGGCGTTCGGCATGCTGGCGCTGCTCATCGTCTTCATGGTGCACCGCTACCGCATCGCGCTCGCGGAGCGGCAGGCGGAGGTGGCGCTGCCGGACGCGCTGCCCTCGGATGACCCCGCGCAGCGCGCGACCCATTCCTCGAAGGTGGCCTGA
- a CDS encoding heme exporter protein CcmB: MSPPNTKRRPGLLTTTLVLMRKDLLIEWRTRARLNALVFFAMATLLLFSFALGPDTKLLERNAGGYLWLAILFASVLSLGESFRVETENACLDGVRLAPADARAIFLSKALGNALLLLALAVVLVPVMVALYGVRIVTGVGDLAGILVLGSMALSAPGTVYAAISSNARARDVLLPLLLFPLVIPALLSAAKGTTLVLQGDPMQQLGSWQGLLLGFNLIYWGVGFLLFPRVIED; this comes from the coding sequence ATGAGCCCCCCGAACACGAAGCGCCGCCCGGGCCTGCTGACGACGACGCTCGTCCTGATGCGCAAGGACCTGCTCATCGAATGGCGCACCCGCGCGCGGCTCAACGCGCTGGTGTTCTTCGCCATGGCCACGCTGCTGCTCTTCTCCTTCGCGCTGGGCCCGGACACGAAGTTGCTGGAGCGCAACGCGGGCGGCTACCTGTGGCTGGCCATCCTCTTCGCCAGCGTGCTGTCCCTGGGCGAGTCCTTCCGCGTGGAGACGGAGAACGCCTGCCTGGACGGCGTGCGGCTGGCCCCGGCGGACGCGCGCGCCATCTTCCTGTCCAAGGCGCTGGGCAACGCCCTGCTGCTCCTGGCGCTGGCGGTGGTGCTGGTGCCGGTGATGGTCGCCCTCTATGGCGTGCGCATCGTCACCGGGGTCGGTGACCTGGCGGGCATCCTGGTGCTGGGCAGCATGGCGCTCAGCGCTCCGGGGACCGTGTACGCGGCCATCTCCAGCAATGCCCGGGCCCGGGATGTGCTGCTGCCTCTGCTATTGTTCCCGCTCGTCATCCCAGCCCTCCTCTCCGCCGCCAAGGGCACCACGCTCGTACTCCAGGGTGACCCGATGCAGCAGTTGGGCTCATGGCAGGGGCTTCTGCTGGGGTTCAATCTGATTTACTGGGGCGTGGGCTTCTTGCTGTTTCCCCGGGTCATCGAGGACTGA
- the ccmA gene encoding heme ABC exporter ATP-binding protein CcmA has product MPPLPSGSAPALALHDVSKRYGRRWALARLTYALPAGRSLLLTGHNGSGKTTLLRLVATALGPTAGRVEVLGRDAVQDREAVRRDVALLSHASFLYEDLTAQQNLMVLGRLLGVDAPQDVADALLNRVGLNRRTDSPVRGFSAGMRKRLAIARLLMKAPALALLDEPFGELDPAGIQDMEGVIAELKAGGTTVVLATHLIEQGLSLCEERLHLQDGRAVAA; this is encoded by the coding sequence ATGCCCCCTCTCCCCTCTGGTTCAGCGCCCGCGCTCGCCCTCCACGACGTGAGCAAGCGCTATGGGCGTCGGTGGGCGCTGGCGCGGCTCACCTACGCGCTGCCCGCCGGCCGTTCGCTGCTGCTCACCGGCCACAACGGCTCCGGGAAGACGACGCTGTTGCGCCTCGTCGCCACCGCGCTCGGGCCCACCGCGGGCCGCGTGGAGGTGCTGGGCCGGGACGCCGTGCAGGACCGTGAAGCCGTGCGCCGCGACGTGGCGCTCCTGTCCCACGCCAGCTTCCTCTACGAGGACCTGACCGCGCAGCAGAACCTGATGGTGCTGGGGCGCCTGCTGGGCGTTGACGCGCCGCAGGACGTCGCGGACGCGCTGCTCAACCGCGTGGGCCTCAACCGCCGCACGGACAGCCCGGTGCGAGGCTTCAGCGCGGGCATGCGCAAGCGCTTGGCCATCGCGCGACTCCTGATGAAGGCCCCGGCCCTGGCGCTCCTGGACGAGCCCTTCGGTGAGTTGGACCCGGCGGGCATCCAGGACATGGAGGGCGTCATCGCGGAGCTGAAGGCGGGCGGAACCACGGTGGTGCTGGCCACGCACCTCATCGAGCAGGGCCTGAGCCTGTGCGAGGAGCGGCTGCACCTCCAGGACGGCCGGGCGGTGGCGGCATGA